The Arthrobacter sp. OAP107 DNA segment CGGGGTCCAGGGCTGGGGCACGCCCGGCTACGGAATCGGCTATGACTGGAAGAAGCCCGCCCCCTACCAGCACGCCGTCCGGGAGTTCGAGCGGGCGGGGCTGGACCTGTTCATCATCGAGGACTCGCTCACCGTCCCCGACACCTACGGCGGCAGCGCTGAGGTTTCGCTGGCGCAGGCGTCCTTTGCGCCGAAGCATGATCCGCTGGCACTGGTGCCGTATCTGCTCTCCGCCACGGAACACCTGGGCATTGTGCCCACCATCAGCGCGTCCTTCTATCCGCCGTTCACCGCCGCCCGGCTGCTGGCCACGCTGCAGCACTTCTCCAACGGGCAGCTGGGCTGGAACGTGGTGACCTCCGGCAGTGACCTTGCCGCGCAGAACTACGGGCTGGACCAGCAGATCGAGCACGACCTCCGCTACGAGAAGGCAGAGGAGTTCGTGGACGTTGTGCGCAAGCTCTGGCGCAGCTGGGAACCGGACGCCATCCGGGAGGACGCAGGGGCAGGAATCTTCGCGGACCACACCAAGGTCCGGCCGATCCACCATGACGGGGAGTTCTTCAAGGTCCGGGGACCGCTGAACACGGCGCCCCTGCCGGAGGAACCGGTGCTGGTGCAGGCGGGGGCATCCCCGCGGGGCAAGGCCTTCGCCGGTGCAAATGCGGATGTCGCCATTGCCCTGGCCCGCGGCGTGGACGGCATGAAGGCCTACCGGGACTCCATCCGCGCCGAAGCCGCCGGGGCCGGCCGGAACCCCGACGACGTCAAGGTGCTGTTCGTCCTCAAACCCACCGTGACCGGTTCCACGGCCGAAGCGGAGGAGCTGAGGGCTGCCCGCCGGGAGCTCACGCAGCGGGACATCGACAGCCAGCTCAACTCGATCTCCTACCTCTCCGTCATCGACTTCAAGCAGTTCGACCTCGACGCGCCCCTTCCCGAACTCAGCACCAACAGCAACCGGGGCACCCTCGAACATTTCTCCAAGGCCGCTCCGCCGGGGTCCACCCTGCGGCAGATCCTGCAGGCCCGCAGCGGCGGTGCCGGTGACAGCATCATCGGCACCGCCGAGGAAATCGCGGATTACCTCGAAGAAACCGGGGCCGAAGTGAGCGGCGACGGGTTCCTCTTCTCCGGCTTCGTGGACCCGGCCACTATTCACGGCGTGCTGGACCGGCTGGCACCGGTGCTCCGCCGTCGGGGACTGCTGCGGACAAGCTACGGCGACGGCGGCTTCCGCCGGAACCTGCTGGACTTCTAACGCCATGGCACGGGCCGATGCGCGCGGCACGTTCCTGATCGGCACGGCACACATCCGCGCCGACGACGTGGCCGAAGCGGCAACCGATCCCGCGGTGGAGGTGGTGCTCAGTGCTGAGGCCCTCGAGCTCGTGGGCTTGTCCCGCGACGTGGTGCAGGCAACCATCGTTTCCGGCCACCGGGTCTACGGCCTCAACACCCTGCTGGGCTCCGGGCGGGACACGGCCGTGGAGCAGGAATCCATCCTCGACTACCAGCTGCAGGTGGTGCGCTACCACCACAGCGGCGTCGGCGAGCTGCTCGACCGGGACCAAATCCGCGCCCTCATCCTGGCCAGGCTCATCGGGTTCACCCGGGGAGGCTCGGGGGTGCGTCCGGAAACTGCCCGGTTCTACGCCGAGCTGCTGAACAGGGGCGTGCTGCCGGCGGTTCCGCGTGACGGGTCCGTCGGCTCATCGGACCTCACCCAGCTGGCGGCGGTTGCCGCCGTCGCCATCGGGGAAGGGCAGGCGCTGACTCCCCGCGGCGGCCTGCAGGACGGCGCGGAGGCGCTCACCGCCGCCGGGCTGGAACCGCTGGTCCTCGCTCCCGGTGAGGCCCTGGCGCTGGTCAGCGCCAACTCCTATTCAATCGGCGCCGGCGCGCTGGAGCTCCGCCGCGCCCGGTGGCTCGCAGACCTGGCGGACACCGCGCTGGCGCTCTCGCTTGAGGCCACTGCAAGGTACGACGGCGGCGGGAACCTCAGCCCGTTCTCGCCGGCTGTCCAGTCGGCCAAGGCGGTGGACGGCCAGCGCGTCTCGGCGGCCAACGTCCGGCGCCTGGTCCGCGGCGGCTGGCTCGAGGACCCGCGGCGGCAGGTGTCCGTCCAGGATGCCCTGTCCTTTCGCGCGGCGCCGCAGACCCACGGAGCGTTCCGGGCCCAGGTCACCGCCCTGGCCGAGGCGCTCGAGGTGGAGCTCAACGGCCGGGGCGATAACCCGCTCGCGGACATAGCCTCCGGCCGGATGGTGTCCGGCGGGAACTTCCAGCCCATGCAGCTCGCCCTCGCGTTCGAGGCGCTGCGGCTGGGACTGGCCCATGTGGGAATCAGCAGCGAGCGGCGGATCGCCAAGCTTTACCCGCCGCAGCGCCTGATCCGGCAGCTCAACCTCGAGGCGGCCCGGGCCGGCACGCCGCTCGCGTCCGAAGACCTGCCGGGGCTGCTCTGGTACTCCGCAGCAGGACTGCTGGCGGAGCTGAAATTCCTGGCGGCACCAGCCACGCTCGGAGCGCCCACCCTTTCCGCGGACGTGGAGGACCACTCCACGCTGGCCCCGCTGGCCCTCCAGCAGCTGGAGCGCTCGGTGGAGGCCGCGGCGAAGCTCCTCACCATCGAGGCGCTGACGGCTTCCTACCTTTTGGCGGAGGCACAGGACACGGACGGGCGGGAGGCCGAAACCCGGCAGCTCGGAGCCGGCACCCGCGCGGTTGTGGTGAAGCTGTCGGAGCTGCTGGCCGGGCAGTTGCCGGCGGCAGTACTGGTGGAGCGTGCGCGTGCCGCGCTGGGGGATTTGCTGGCAGGACTGCCCGAATTACAGATACCCGGTCCGGGAAGTCCGGAGGATGGGGGAGGAGAAGCATGACCACTCTGACAGGGAGCGGCCACCAGCCCAGGCACGTGGCGCCGATAGTGCATCCGGGCATGGATGCCGAAGCTGTGCTGGCACGCGTGGGGAACACTCCGCTGGTGCCGCTGGAGGTGCTGGGCCGCGGCCTGGGAAGCGCAGTCTTCGTCAAGCTCGAATCGGAGAACCCGGGCGGTTCCATCAAGGACCGGACCGCGCTGAGCATGGTCCGCGCGGCGGAAAGCAGCGGTGAGCTGCAGCCCGGCGGGACCATCGTGGAAAGCACCTCCGGGAACACCGGAATCGGGCTGGCACTGATCGGGGCGCTGACCGGCCATCCCGTGGTGGTGGTCACCGGTGATTCCATCTCGTCCGAAAAGCTGGAGGCCCTGAACCGGTACGGGGCGCGGGTGGTGTTCACGGACTGGAGCGCGCCCTCGGATTCACCGGAGAACGCGCGGGCGGTCGCGGCCCGGATCACCGCCGAAATCCCCGGCGCGTGGCGTCCGCTCCAGTTCGACAACCGGGCCAACCCGCGGGCGCACTACGAGGGAACGGCGCCGGAAATCTGGGAGCAATCGGGCGGCCGGGTGACGCACTTCGTCGCGGGCGTGGGCACTGGCGGCACCATCACCGGGAACGGGCGGTACCTCAAGGAGAAGTCCGGCGGGCACGTAGAGGTGGTCGGCGCGGACCCCTACGGTTCGGTGTACAGCGGCGGGCATCCGGGCCAGATCCTGGTGGACGGCGTCGGCAACTCGTGGCCCAAGCCCGACTGGCCGAAGGTCTTCGACCGCGGCCTGCTGGACCGGTTCCTGCGGATTCCGAACGACGAGGTGTACACCACGCTGCACCGGCTGCTCAACGACGAAGGCCTGTCCCTCGGGCCGTCGTCGGGACTGACGGTGGCGGCGGCGCTCCGGGTGGCCAGGGCGGCACCGCACGGGTCGGTGGTGGTGGCGATCGCCCCGGACACGGGCGCCAACTACCAGAGCAAGGCCTTCAACCCGGCATGGCTGGCGGACAACCACATCCGCCTGGCCACGGATTTAGCGGAGGACTAACTCAGGAGGCCGTGCCGCTGGTAGCCGTCTCGCTCTCGGAACGGATCCAGGCATTCCAGTCCAGCGGATGGACGGAGGGCCTGCCCAGCAGGTAACCCTGCGCGGCAACCATGCCGAGTTCGGTCACGGCCTCCAGTTCCTCCGGCGTCTCCACGCCTTGGGCGCCGAGCGCGGCATCGATGTACCGGGCGAGTTCACCCATGGCGGCAGCCCGCAGCCGCTGGCCCGGGGAGTCCTCGATGCCCGCGATGAAGCTGCGGTCCAGCTTGATGATGTCGGGATGAAGTTCCAGGACCTGGTCCATGGACGTGAAGCCAGCCTCGGCGCCGTTCACGGCGATCCGCAGCCCGCGGCGCCGCAGCGGAGCGAGGGCGGCCGTCAGCGACGCGTACTGCTCGAGGGGGATCGAACCGTTCAGGTCGATGACCATCCGGTCCAGGGCGAGCTGGGAATGCTCCAGCAGCCCCGGGATCCGTGGG contains these protein-coding regions:
- a CDS encoding NtaA/DmoA family FMN-dependent monooxygenase (This protein belongs to a clade of FMN-dependent monooxygenases, within a broader family of flavin-dependent oxidoreductases, the luciferase-like monooxygenase (LMM) family, some of whose members use coenzyme F420 rather than FMN.); the protein is MLHFGWFVGHGFGVQGWGTPGYGIGYDWKKPAPYQHAVREFERAGLDLFIIEDSLTVPDTYGGSAEVSLAQASFAPKHDPLALVPYLLSATEHLGIVPTISASFYPPFTAARLLATLQHFSNGQLGWNVVTSGSDLAAQNYGLDQQIEHDLRYEKAEEFVDVVRKLWRSWEPDAIREDAGAGIFADHTKVRPIHHDGEFFKVRGPLNTAPLPEEPVLVQAGASPRGKAFAGANADVAIALARGVDGMKAYRDSIRAEAAGAGRNPDDVKVLFVLKPTVTGSTAEAEELRAARRELTQRDIDSQLNSISYLSVIDFKQFDLDAPLPELSTNSNRGTLEHFSKAAPPGSTLRQILQARSGGAGDSIIGTAEEIADYLEETGAEVSGDGFLFSGFVDPATIHGVLDRLAPVLRRRGLLRTSYGDGGFRRNLLDF
- a CDS encoding aromatic amino acid ammonia-lyase produces the protein MARADARGTFLIGTAHIRADDVAEAATDPAVEVVLSAEALELVGLSRDVVQATIVSGHRVYGLNTLLGSGRDTAVEQESILDYQLQVVRYHHSGVGELLDRDQIRALILARLIGFTRGGSGVRPETARFYAELLNRGVLPAVPRDGSVGSSDLTQLAAVAAVAIGEGQALTPRGGLQDGAEALTAAGLEPLVLAPGEALALVSANSYSIGAGALELRRARWLADLADTALALSLEATARYDGGGNLSPFSPAVQSAKAVDGQRVSAANVRRLVRGGWLEDPRRQVSVQDALSFRAAPQTHGAFRAQVTALAEALEVELNGRGDNPLADIASGRMVSGGNFQPMQLALAFEALRLGLAHVGISSERRIAKLYPPQRLIRQLNLEAARAGTPLASEDLPGLLWYSAAGLLAELKFLAAPATLGAPTLSADVEDHSTLAPLALQQLERSVEAAAKLLTIEALTASYLLAEAQDTDGREAETRQLGAGTRAVVVKLSELLAGQLPAAVLVERARAALGDLLAGLPELQIPGPGSPEDGGGEA
- a CDS encoding cysteine synthase family protein, whose product is MTTLTGSGHQPRHVAPIVHPGMDAEAVLARVGNTPLVPLEVLGRGLGSAVFVKLESENPGGSIKDRTALSMVRAAESSGELQPGGTIVESTSGNTGIGLALIGALTGHPVVVVTGDSISSEKLEALNRYGARVVFTDWSAPSDSPENARAVAARITAEIPGAWRPLQFDNRANPRAHYEGTAPEIWEQSGGRVTHFVAGVGTGGTITGNGRYLKEKSGGHVEVVGADPYGSVYSGGHPGQILVDGVGNSWPKPDWPKVFDRGLLDRFLRIPNDEVYTTLHRLLNDEGLSLGPSSGLTVAAALRVARAAPHGSVVVAIAPDTGANYQSKAFNPAWLADNHIRLATDLAED